CATGTGATTTAGGACCTGAAAACCTGACAATTGTGGGTACACATGAAGGGGGCAGCCTGCACAATGTTCTCCAGGTGAGGAGACTGGTGTCTGAGTTGCACATTGAACAGTGTCTGTTGACCTCCTGGCTCTCCTCCCACACACCCGGACTGTGAGCTCCCTGGATGTGAGCATGTCatcccctccctgtgccccagCAATCAGCAAAATCCTGGCACACCTTGATGGTCAGCTCAGGTGTgtagagcaagcttgtccaacccatgccCCATGGGGCTGCGTGTagctcaggatggctttgaaggtggcccaacacaaattcataaactttcttaaaacattatgagattattttgcaatttgtttgagctcatcagctatcattagtgttagtgtattttatgtttggccaaagacaattctttttcttccaatgtggcctaggaaagccaaaagattagacatGCCAAGTGTAGAGgaacagaggaaaaagagaaaggagcagCAAGAGGGCTGAGGAGGGACACAGCCCATCCCCTGTGCACTACTATCCCtgcatggggaggggggaaggtaGGAACAGAGCAAGGTAAGGGGCTGCACGGAGAGGGACTCACCAAGGTGCTATGAACTGAACATACTTAAgtggagatagaggttgcagggagctgaggccTGTTGTTTCTCAGTAAAGGAGGCAACATAGTTCTCAGCAGAGCAGAACCAATGTGGGGACCTGACAGTGTTCAAGCCCTATATGGACTGGTCCCAATACCACTCTGCCTTCTTTCCCATTCTCCTCCTTTACCATGTGTTACTCACTACCTCACTACCTGCCTATGCATTTCAACCTCTAGGCCTCTGATCACACTGTGCTTGCTACCTGGAATTATCTTCTCACTCATATCTATCTATCAAGGCCCAGCACCAAGCTACCTCCTTCAAGAaggcctcctgggcctcccagtAGTGAAGGGCCAACCCTTTTTTCTATGGGATATCCTTCTCAAGAGGCCAGAGCAGTGTTAACTTGACTCGGTTATTTTTCTGCAGTGTCATAAGTGTGGGCTTCTTCTGGGAGAGACCATCTCAGATTTATCTTTGTAACCCAATAGTCCCTCAGTAGATGATGACTCAATGAGTGAGGAAGAGTTTTCTAATGTTCAGTTCTGAGTTAGGTCCCTCTTCAAAGCTTCCCCAGATGCTTATCCTTCCTTCCATCTCATGTCCATTATCCCCTACTGCACAGCCTCTAATCTTCCTTACCCCCCAACTAGACTGAAAATTCCACACAGATAAGGACTACAGCTGCATCCTAATGCAGTGCCTAAACCACACTGGGCACATAGTGTGTGCGCAGTAAGCATGTGCTGAATGAAGGAGCCTGTCCCACAGTAGGGCAAGCTGCCTCAGAGCTGGCGAATATGATTGTCAGAAGGAGGTTGGAAGACATTAGATACTTATGTGGTAGACAGTTGCTTTGAGTTACTAGAAGCAGTTGAAATAAAGAAGAGTTGGCTACATGGAACATCACTAGGACCCAATGTCTATGAGGGTTCCAGATGAGATTAAAGCAAAGCTGAGTCTTGGAAGCTGAGGAGAGCTGGCTGCTCTGTGGCAGAGGGGAAGGGCATTTACGGTAGAGAAAAGAGCAAGTGCCAGGGCCCAGAAGAGTGAGCAGGTGTGTGAATCAGCAGCAGTGGTGGCATTGGCGTTGAAGCTGAAACAAACAGGTGATGATGGAATTGCCAGCAGGGCTGGAGGCAAGAAAAGAGAAGTTGAAGCCAGAAAGCCAAGGGCTTTGTGATCCACATCGAAGAGTTTAGAAAGATGACTGCAGGCAGCAGGGAGCTCATAATTCattgataaatgaaaatacaaataagaaactCAAATCTCAAAATTATAGTCCAACACCAGCACCATATGCATATACCCAGACTCCATTCCATAAATCTGTACATATTCAACATATAGAATACTATTATGCACACAATTTTATAGTTGATCTCTTTTTGTTTAGCCATATACATCCCAAATGCTATCTTATcttcacaaatatttaccatataTGTTGGgataatattgaaaatataacaAGTATGATTATGTAAaattattgtataatttaaaatgtttacattaattcattttattctctaaatATACTAAATGATTTTGCAAATCTACTTATCAAGTGATACAAGTTATGCACATTGCCCATGGAAAACGTTGTATTTATGACTTCCAGAGATTGTACACAACATGAAGACAATGGCTGACTTAAATTTCTGCTGGCAGTATTGAGTGAGGGCTCATAGCACTTGGCCTAATGTCAAGTCCTGGGAAAAGAGCAAGAATCTGGATCACAGCTGAGGTCATCAGAAACAGATCTAAATCCCTAACCTCTGCTACATGGCTCCTGTCGTTGTCCTGCCCTTCACTCTTGCTGCAAAGACTAGAAGTAAATGAAAGTGTTCATCTGTCTACCCTCGTTGACAGTTCCAACAGGACCAGGAGCTACAAAGGATTCGGAAATGGGTGGAGATGTTCCCAAGTGCCTGTCCTCTTTGGCTATGGGGAGGCAAAGCTCGTGTCCAGCTCCATGACCCTGACTATATGAAGGTGATTCTGGGGAGATCAGGTGAGATAGAACTCCCATCCCAACTGCAATGTCTCTTCCCTCTTGACACATGCCCCTGTGTCATGTGTTAAAATTCCAGAAGAGAATGGCTGTTCAAACATCAATATCTGAAACCTCTCCCATGCATCCACCAagcccaccatgcccaggctgtagtcaagaatatttactgaataccgaATGTTTAAAACAATATGTGGGGctgaattttctattcttttttccatttctctattaagaaaattaagattGTAAATTGCCCCAGATCTGTAAAACAAATTTCATACTCACATTGACTTGGGTTTCGAAGCTCTAATTGTTGCCTGTCCTGGTATGCAGGTGACTAGGAAAACATcaatgtagaaaatcccaagggTCCGTATTATTCATTGTCATAGAAGACCTAGCCTATGTGTCTCACCAGTTCACCTTCCTAGCCCTCTGGGTGTTTTCCTGACGGAACACTGAGTCTGTCTTCCTGAGCTCACACTGACCTTCAGGACAGAAATAGAAGTGGATGGGAGTCAAGTAGGAGGTGACATGGGTCAAACTGCCAACTGACAGACACCAAGAACTGATGGCTGCCTCTGAGACTGCCTTGCTTAGTAGCTCCTAGTTTCCTATAAAGCCCTTTCTTACCTTTCAGACCCGAAATCCCAAGATCCCTACAGATTCCTGGCTCCATGGATTGGTATGTGTGCAAACTAGGACTGCAGCCCACTCCCTAATTAGGTttgagttatttcttttttttttttttttttttttttttgagacggagtctcgctctgtcgcccaggctggagtgcagtggccggatctcagctcactgcaagctccgcctcccgggttcgggccattctcctgtctcagcctcctgagtagctgggactacaggcgcccgccacctcgcccggctagttttttgtatttttcagtagagacggggtttcaccgtgttagccaggatggtctcgatctcctgacctagtgatccgcccgtctcggcctcccaaagtgctgggattacaggcttgagccaccgcgcccggccggtttgaGTTATTTCTTTGGCTCACAGAAAACAACAGATTAGGGGCCATCCCCAAATCAAGCCTCATTTCCTTCTTCTAACAAGACCCTCACCTCTTCCTAATGCTGGTGCAAACCTTCCTGAGGCTCAGCTTCTTCCATTTCATGTCTCAGTTCTCTCCAGACATCCTTGGCCTCACGTTTATTTTACATCTGCCCACAACCCTTTTCAACCTTTATCTCACAGCTCACATCATAATCACATGGATGTAGCAGTTCAATCAGAAAATTCGCATGCCTGAAACATGCCTCCTTTTCCTGCATTTGCCCATGATGTGGCTTCTTCTGGATAGTTCTCTCCCCAAGAAGCCACCTTTCTCCCTCCCAAATTGTCACCAGTCATCCCTAGGTCTGTGCagcccccgacacacacacatacacacattcatgtCTACCTTAGGGTACGGCTTGCTCCTGTTGAATGGGCAGACATGGTTCCAGCACCGACGGATGCTGACCCCAGCCTTCCACTATGACATCCTGAAGGCCTACGTGGCGCTCATGGCCGACTCTGTACGAGTGATGCTGGTGAGTCCATGTCTCTCTGCTCTCCCCACACCCACGCACAGCACACACTCTCACAAACTCCACTCTCAACCCTGTGTCCCACAGGCGGCTGTAGACATAGACACATGGAACAACACTCTCATGTCATTGCTGTGAGAGTAGAGGGTTCCCCAGAGTTGTATAAAGTAGGAGAACACCCAGGCATCAGGTCAGATCCACACTTTGTTCCCCACCATAGGAATAGAGATTCGTGGTGAACACAAGGCCCTTCTCCTCCCACTTTGAAACCTTCAGCACAAGGGACCGGAGGAGTGTGCAATCTTGTTGGACAGCAGGACTTCCTATGCGGGCTGGCCTGGGCAATGGCAGCCTCAGTGGCAGCATGGACAGGCCAAGATGTCACCCACCCGGGCTCTAGCCTGGGGCCCCAGGTTTCTGCATGGATTTAAACCACCCTTGGAAGGAAATGAACACCAGGTCTATGTTCTCAGAGCAATATCTGCCATAGCATCATCTCCGATCAGGACTCTGATTTCTCACCCAactgtgcccagcaaattttCTTGGATGGAAAAGAATTGAAGTCCCTGTTTTCTTTACAACAGAATGCCCATACTAGCCCCTTAAGCTATCTTTGGCACTGAAACTTTCCTACTAGTCCCTCAGAACTAGCTCAGCTCTCAGAACACTGAAGAGTCCCCCATTATTTATCccagaacaacaataacaacaaaattttCACAACCATATGTCCTAACTGAATCTCAAAATTCAATACTTAATCCATGCTATTGTGAGAGGATCTGTTTAATGTTGAATTAAAAGAATTAGGGGTCAATTTACCAACACTGGCTTTACAGTCCCAGTTTCTACAATGCATCTGCTCTGTAAAAGGAACAATCCCAACCAAGATATCTGCAAGCTACAGGAAAAAACAAGATATCTGCAGGTACAGGAAAAAGCCAGGCCTTATTAGCAAAGCACTTCTTGGAGATTAAGAAGGTTCATGCCCCCTCCCACCACAGGACAAATGGGAAAAGCTCCTTGGCCAGGATTCCCCTCTGGAGGTCTTTCAGCACGTCTCCTTGATGACCCTGGACACCATCATGAAGTGTGCCTTCAGCCACCAGGGCAGCATCCAGGTGGACAGGTCAGTGCTAACCCTCCAGTTGTCATAGAAGACCTAGCCTATGTGTCTCACCAGTTCACCTTCCTAGCCCTCTGGGTGTTTTCCTGACGGAACACTGAGTCTGTCTTCCTGAGCTCACACTGACCTTCAGGACAGAAATAGAAGTGGATGGGAGTCAAGTAGGAGGTGACATGGGTCAAACTGCCAACTGACAGACACCAAGAACTGATGGCTGCCTCTGAGACTGCCTTAGGGGCAGTGGGGGAGCCCACTGAGGGGCAGGTGGGGGAGCGTGAAGGCTCACCTCCACACAAAGGAAGAGTCAGTCTCTGACCAAACTCTAATTCCAGTCCAGACCAAACAAAGTCTCAGGAACAGATGCCTAATTCCTAGCACAGGTGGACCCTGGTTGTTCATACCATCTGATAAAGGCCAAAGGATAATAGGGCTGTAAGACAGAAGAAACATTGCCTCAAGGCTGCTTGTCCCCATTATCTGAGGCTGCCTCCTCTCAGACCCCATTCTACTTCCGGGTAATGGGCCCACCCCTACTATGGTCTCTTCCTCATACTCTCCCGCAGGGATTCTCAGTCCTACATCCAGGCCATTAGTGACCTGAACAACCTGACTTTTTCCCGAGCGCGGAATGCCTTTCACCAGAATGACACCATCTACAGCCTGACCTCTACTGGACGCTGGACACACCGCGCCTGCCAGCTCGCCCATCAGCACACAggttctgtctcttcctcttgtCTCCCGGCCTTTCCCAGGCACAGTGGAAGAACCTGCCCTGACTCCTCAGGCAGAAAAGGCCCCTAGGAACCCTGCAGAAGCCAGAACACACTCAGTCTGGGGAATTCCCTTGCTCAGGGGCTGGAAGCCGAGATGTGAGGGGCCAGATTCTGTGCCTTAGTTTATCAATGTCCCCACATGGAAGTAACTgaatgagaccctgtccaaaCAGCATTCAAACGGGGCCTCCACGAACTGTGCCACTGGAGGAAGGGGTGCCCTGCCTCACACAGTACTAGAGCTTCCACCCCTGACCCTGCACCCACACTCACATTCATCCTGAGATCTACCAGACACCCACATGGGGGCACTTGGGCAGCTAGGCCTCCTGGGGGCTGCTGATGGTCTCAGCTCTGCCTGGTAACCATTGTTCTGGTACAGACCAAGTGATCCAACTGAGGAAGGCTCAACTACAGAAGGAGGGGGAGCTGGAGAAGGTCAAGAGGAAGAAGCACTTGGATTTCCTGGACATCCTCCTCTTGGCCAAAGTGAGTATGTGTAGGAAAGGCCTGAGTCTTTGCCCAGAAGTACAGAGCAAGTACAGCCCTGCACTTTCACCACGGTCTTCCCAGATGGAGAATGGGAGCATCTTGTCAGACAAGGACCTCCGTGCCGAAGTGGACACATTCATGTTCGAGGGCCACGACACCACAGCCAGTGGGATCTCCTGGATTCTGTATGCTCTGGCCACACACCCCAAGCATCAGGAGAGGTGCCGGGAAGAGATCCATGGCCTCCTGGGTGATGGAGCCTCCATCACCTGGTGAGTGAGGGCTCAAAAGATGGGGTTCCATGCCTTCTCTACAGGGGAAGCCCCTGGTCTGCCCGGGCCTTGCTGATGTTCAGGATGGGCTTGTTTCAGGAACCACCTGGACCAGATGCCCTATACCACCATGTGCATTAAGGAGGCACTGAGACTCTACCCACCGGTGCCAGGCATTAGCAGAGAGCTCAGCACTCCCGTCACCTTCCCTGATGGGCGCTCCTTGCCCAAAGGTATGAACGTCCCCCACCCTCTTGCCTAAACTCTCCACAGGGACATGTGGTGGGTCAGAAATCCATGTGTGCTTCAGAGTTCTGCACATCTCTGGGTCTCccttttgtattaaaaaaatcaaaaacatactTTGTATTTAGGATTAAGAATTTGAAATGTCTGGCCGAGAGCTTGAACTCACCAAAAGttcaagaaataaatgttaatcTCCGAATGTGGCCTTGGGTCAGTAACTCTAAAATTCTACTCCTTGAGATGTGCGGGGCTGGAAAGAGAATCAGACAAGGGCAGAGAGGGATGTGTTTCTTTCCTCATGGGGTCAGTGCAAAAGAGGCTGATCAGGAATCTCATTTCCCGGGTCAGCTGTTGTCCAGTCTCTGAGGAACTCTCAGGTTGATGGCGGAGAGCAGCTGATGACCAGATCTGGGGCCACCAAGGCGCAACCTCCCCGGTTCTGGTCCCAGTCCTGCCATAACCTAGTTGTGTGAACATAGATAAGACAATTGGTCTCTTTGAGACTCAGGTATCTCCCCTGAAAACTGAGAGCAAAAGAATGTCTTCCTTGGAGCGCTGTTGTATTGAGTGAGTTCATGTATATTCTCCAACGGACCTTGGAGTATATTTGATGAATGTGAAATGTCCCTGAACTTACTCTAAACAGTAATGCTCTGATTCTTTCTTGCTTCTCATTCCTGCATAAATGGTTGTCTATTCATCATCTGAACTCACATCATCTGAACTTTGTCAAGCCTAACCCACCTGCATAATGGCAGAATCATCCCAGTCAAAGTGACAATTTGTGGAAAGTAGGCCTTTTGGGCCTTCTTTTGCCCCTGCTGGCTGAAGTACCAGGCCACCCCGGGAGAATGATCAGTCTTCTCTCTGTTTCCAACCTGCACCACAGGTATCACGGTCATGCTCTCCATTTATGGCCTTCACCACAACCCAAAAGTGTGGCCCAACCCAGAGGTATGTAGTCCCTGAGAGGAGGAAGTGGGGTGA
This DNA window, taken from Macaca mulatta isolate MMU2019108-1 chromosome 1, T2T-MMU8v2.0, whole genome shotgun sequence, encodes the following:
- the CYP4A45 gene encoding cytochrome P450 4A11-like isoform X3: MSVSVLSPSRLLGGVSGILQVASLLILLLLLIKAAQLYLHRQWLLKAFQQFPCSPSHWLFGHKQEFQQDQELQRIRKWVEMFPSACPLWLWGGKARVQLHDPDYMKVILGRSDPKSQDPYRFLAPWIGYGLLLLNGQTWFQHRRMLTPAFHYDILKAYVALMADSVRVMLDKWEKLLGQDSPLEVFQHVSLMTLDTIMKCAFSHQGSIQVDRDSQSYIQAISDLNNLTFSRARNAFHQNDTIYSLTSTGRWTHRACQLAHQHTDQVIQLRKAQLQKEGELEKVKRKKHLDFLDILLLAKMENGSILSDKDLRAEVDTFMFEGHDTTASGISWILYALATHPKHQERCREEIHGLLGDGASITWNHLDQMPYTTMCIKEALRLYPPVPGISRELSTPVTFPDGRSLPKGMNVPHPLSSLCFQPAPQVSRSCSPFMAFTTTQKCGPTQRCLTLPVLHRVLLNTATLSCPSQEDQGTASGNNLP
- the CYP4A45 gene encoding cytochrome P450 4A11-like isoform X1; this translates as MSVSVLSPSRLLGGVSGILQVASLLILLLLLIKAAQLYLHRQWLLKAFQQFPCSPSHWLFGHKQEFQQDQELQRIRKWVEMFPSACPLWLWGGKARVQLHDPDYMKVILGRSDPKSQDPYRFLAPWIGYGLLLLNGQTWFQHRRMLTPAFHYDILKAYVALMADSVRVMLDKWEKLLGQDSPLEVFQHVSLMTLDTIMKCAFSHQGSIQVDRDSQSYIQAISDLNNLTFSRARNAFHQNDTIYSLTSTGRWTHRACQLAHQHTDQVIQLRKAQLQKEGELEKVKRKKHLDFLDILLLAKMENGSILSDKDLRAEVDTFMFEGHDTTASGISWILYALATHPKHQERCREEIHGLLGDGASITWNHLDQMPYTTMCIKEALRLYPPVPGISRELSTPVTFPDGRSLPKGITVMLSIYGLHHNPKVWPNPEVFDPSRFAPGSAQHSHAFLPFSGGSRNCIGKQFAMNELKVATALTLLRFELLPDPTRIPIPMARLVLKSKNGIHLRLRRLPNPCEDKDQL
- the CYP4A45 gene encoding cytochrome P450 4A11-like isoform X4 encodes the protein MSVSVLSPSRLLGGVSGILQVASLLILLLLLIKAAQLYLHRQWLLKAFQQFPCSPSHWLFGHKQEFQQDQELQRIRKWVEMFPSACPLWLWGGKARVQLHDPDYMKVILGRSDPKSQDPYRFLAPWIGYGLLLLNGQTWFQHRRMLTPAFHYDILKAYVALMADSVRVMLDKWEKLLGQDSPLEVFQHVSLMTLDTIMKCAFSHQGSIQVDSLTSTGRWTHRACQLAHQHTDQVIQLRKAQLQKEGELEKVKRKKHLDFLDILLLAKMENGSILSDKDLRAEVDTFMFEGHDTTASGISWILYALATHPKHQERCREEIHGLLGDGASITWNHLDQMPYTTMCIKEALRLYPPVPGISRELSTPVTFPDGRSLPKGITVMLSIYGLHHNPKVWPNPEVFDPSRFAPGSAQHSHAFLPFSGGSRNCIGKQFAMNELKVATALTLLRFELLPDPTRIPIPMARLVLKSKNGIHLRLRRLPNPCEDKDQL
- the CYP4A45 gene encoding cytochrome P450 4A11-like isoform X2 yields the protein MSVSVLSPSRLLGGVSGILQVASLLILLLLLIKAAQLYLHRQWLLKAFQQFPCSPSHWLFGHKQEDQELQRIRKWVEMFPSACPLWLWGGKARVQLHDPDYMKVILGRSDPKSQDPYRFLAPWIGYGLLLLNGQTWFQHRRMLTPAFHYDILKAYVALMADSVRVMLDKWEKLLGQDSPLEVFQHVSLMTLDTIMKCAFSHQGSIQVDRDSQSYIQAISDLNNLTFSRARNAFHQNDTIYSLTSTGRWTHRACQLAHQHTDQVIQLRKAQLQKEGELEKVKRKKHLDFLDILLLAKMENGSILSDKDLRAEVDTFMFEGHDTTASGISWILYALATHPKHQERCREEIHGLLGDGASITWNHLDQMPYTTMCIKEALRLYPPVPGISRELSTPVTFPDGRSLPKGITVMLSIYGLHHNPKVWPNPEVFDPSRFAPGSAQHSHAFLPFSGGSRNCIGKQFAMNELKVATALTLLRFELLPDPTRIPIPMARLVLKSKNGIHLRLRRLPNPCEDKDQL